Proteins found in one Sporosarcina jeotgali genomic segment:
- a CDS encoding RelA/SpoT family protein, protein MAKNQDLTAEDIFELVGSYMNNEHVAFVEKAYEAAKRAHEGQFRSSGEPYILHPVQVAGILAELQMDPSTVAAGFLHDVVEDTEIGREDIVRDFGEEVAMLVDGVTKLEKLKFKTNEEKQAENHRKMFIAMAQDIRVILIKLADRLHNMRTLKYVKEEKQRRISAETLEIFAPLAHRLGISAIKWELEDIALRYLNPQQYYRIVNLMKQKRVERENYLKNVMEQINTEIGTMDIHAELSGRPKHLYSIYRKMILQKKEFNEIYDLLAVRIVVKSIKDCYAVLGIIHTLWKPMPGRFKDYIAMPKQNLYQSLHTTVVGPAGDPLEVQIRTEDMHKIAEFGVAAHWAYKEGITASYPDTIDSKLTWFREILEMQNESSNAEEFMESLKFDLFSDMVYVFTPEGDVIELPKGSIPIDFAYRVHSEVGNRTIGAKVNGKMVPLETELFTGDIVEVLTSKQSFGPSRDWLKIANTSQARNKIRQYFKKQLREENIYRGKELLEKEVKQQEFILREVVTPESLRRVIDKYSFTSEEDMYAAIGSGGITAQQVVNRMTDKIRKEREQKDAIDRIVSDIKAQPTQPMTESGVVVKGLENLLIRLSKCCNPVPGDEIVGFITKGRGVSVHRVDCPNIHADGEQEDRLIDVNWAVSGTESVKKEFQVDIEITGYDRQGLLNEVMMAVVDTKTPIVAVSGKADRVKIAHISMSIKITDLQHLQRIVDKIKQVRDIYSVQRIIN, encoded by the coding sequence ATGGCGAAAAATCAGGATTTAACGGCAGAGGATATATTTGAACTCGTGGGTTCCTATATGAACAATGAACACGTAGCATTTGTCGAAAAAGCGTACGAAGCTGCAAAGAGAGCGCATGAAGGTCAGTTCAGAAGTTCTGGAGAACCTTACATTCTCCATCCAGTGCAAGTAGCTGGAATTCTTGCAGAACTACAAATGGATCCTTCGACAGTGGCTGCAGGCTTTTTACATGACGTTGTAGAGGATACAGAAATCGGCAGAGAAGACATCGTACGGGACTTCGGGGAAGAAGTCGCGATGCTTGTCGATGGCGTTACAAAACTTGAAAAGCTGAAATTTAAAACAAATGAAGAAAAACAAGCAGAAAATCATCGTAAAATGTTTATCGCAATGGCACAGGATATACGGGTCATTCTTATAAAATTGGCAGACCGTCTGCATAATATGAGGACGTTAAAGTATGTGAAAGAAGAAAAACAACGTCGGATTTCTGCGGAGACACTTGAGATTTTTGCACCGCTTGCGCACCGGCTCGGAATATCTGCGATAAAATGGGAGCTCGAAGACATTGCCCTTCGCTATTTAAACCCTCAGCAATATTACCGCATCGTCAACCTCATGAAACAGAAGCGTGTTGAACGTGAAAACTATTTGAAAAATGTCATGGAACAGATTAATACTGAAATTGGAACGATGGATATTCATGCTGAATTATCAGGCCGTCCGAAGCATTTGTACTCCATTTACCGGAAAATGATTTTACAGAAAAAAGAATTCAACGAAATATATGACTTGCTTGCGGTCCGGATCGTCGTCAAAAGCATTAAAGATTGCTACGCCGTCCTCGGCATCATTCACACACTGTGGAAACCGATGCCAGGCCGTTTTAAAGACTATATTGCGATGCCAAAACAGAACTTGTACCAATCCTTGCATACTACTGTTGTCGGTCCTGCGGGAGATCCGCTGGAAGTGCAGATCCGTACGGAAGATATGCACAAAATTGCTGAATTCGGAGTCGCTGCCCACTGGGCATATAAAGAGGGAATCACTGCCTCTTATCCTGATACCATCGACTCGAAATTGACCTGGTTCCGTGAAATATTAGAAATGCAAAATGAGTCTTCGAATGCAGAAGAATTCATGGAGTCCTTGAAATTCGACTTATTCTCGGACATGGTCTATGTATTTACCCCTGAAGGAGACGTCATTGAACTCCCGAAAGGCTCCATTCCAATCGACTTTGCTTATCGTGTTCACTCAGAAGTCGGAAACCGGACAATCGGTGCCAAAGTGAATGGCAAAATGGTGCCGCTTGAAACTGAATTATTTACCGGCGATATCGTGGAAGTGCTGACGTCTAAACAGTCGTTTGGGCCAAGCCGTGATTGGTTAAAAATCGCGAACACTTCTCAAGCGCGCAACAAAATCCGCCAGTATTTTAAAAAGCAGCTGCGTGAAGAGAATATTTATCGTGGCAAAGAGCTGCTGGAAAAAGAAGTGAAGCAGCAAGAATTTATCCTCCGTGAAGTAGTTACACCAGAAAGTTTACGGCGTGTCATCGATAAATATAGTTTTACATCTGAAGAAGACATGTATGCAGCCATCGGCTCTGGCGGAATTACCGCTCAGCAAGTCGTCAATCGGATGACAGATAAAATCCGTAAAGAGCGGGAACAGAAGGATGCCATCGACCGGATCGTCTCTGACATCAAAGCGCAGCCGACCCAGCCAATGACCGAATCCGGAGTGGTCGTCAAAGGGCTGGAAAACCTGCTCATCCGACTCTCAAAATGCTGTAATCCGGTTCCGGGAGATGAGATTGTTGGATTCATCACAAAGGGCCGCGGTGTATCCGTTCACCGCGTGGACTGTCCGAATATCCATGCAGACGGAGAGCAAGAAGACCGCTTAATTGACGTAAATTGGGCTGTTTCCGGAACTGAAAGCGTTAAAAAGGAATTCCAGGTCGATATTGAAATCACGGGTTATGACCGGCAAGGCTTGTTAAACGAAGTCATGATGGCTGTAGTGGATACTAAAACCCCAATTGTGGCTGTTTCCGGTAAAGCGGACCGTGTAAAAATTGCTCACATCAGTATGTCTATCAAAATTACGGATTTACAGCATTTACAACGGATTGTCGATAAAATCAAGCAAGTCCGGGACATATATTCCGTTCAGCGTATTATTAATTAA
- a CDS encoding adenine phosphoribosyltransferase produces the protein MDLKQFVTVVPDYPKKGISFKDITTIMDNGEAYKYATDQIVEYAKEMGAELIVGPEARGFIIGCPVAYALEIGFAPVRKPGKLPRETIAVDYDLEYGVDQLTIHKDAIKPGQRVLVVDDLLATGGTVGATVELVEKLGGVVAGCAFLIELTYLDGRRKLENHNVLSLMKY, from the coding sequence ATGGACTTGAAACAATTCGTAACAGTAGTTCCCGATTATCCGAAAAAAGGGATTAGCTTTAAAGATATTACAACAATCATGGATAATGGTGAAGCCTACAAATATGCAACGGATCAAATCGTTGAATACGCAAAAGAAATGGGCGCAGAACTGATTGTTGGTCCTGAAGCACGCGGATTCATCATTGGATGTCCGGTTGCTTATGCCCTTGAAATCGGTTTTGCACCGGTCCGCAAACCTGGAAAATTACCTCGCGAAACAATCGCGGTCGACTATGATTTAGAGTATGGTGTTGACCAGTTAACGATTCATAAAGATGCAATCAAACCTGGTCAGCGCGTTCTTGTGGTAGACGATCTTCTAGCTACTGGCGGAACAGTTGGCGCAACAGTGGAACTTGTTGAAAAACTTGGCGGTGTCGTTGCCGGATGTGCGTTCTTAATCGAACTCACTTACTTGGATGGCCGAAGAAAACTGGAAAACCATAACGTTCTTTCGCTAATGAAATACTAA
- the recJ gene encoding single-stranded-DNA-specific exonuclease RecJ, protein MIKSNKNWKVHRPDESAVEKLMTELNLPSLHAKILASRGFQDPSAVKAFLKTDAAVLHDPFLLYDMDKAVAIIRKAVENHEHIVVYGDYDADGVTSVSVLTTALERIGADVSFIIPNRFEHGYGPNSELFQEISDLGASLIITVDNGVSGIEQTAFAKSIGLDIIITDHHEIGDSLPQADAVIHPRHPEGNYPFGELAGVGVAFKLATALLGDAPLDLLEFAAIGTVADLVPLLDENRFFVKEGIRRLRMSSRPGIQALAKIGGTEQRQFTEETLGFMVGPRLNAPGRLGDADPAVELLKAEDSAVATGIANELDRLNKERQALVNGITEEALTMIEEQYGSTIPHVFVLAKEGWNPGVIGIVASRLTERFHRPSIVLAIDPAAETAKGSARSIEGFDLYQELSKNKELLPHFGGHAMAAGMTLALSDVEALRDRLNEQAIQVLTDEQLIATVQIDVPLTIDEIEVDVLESLEQLRPFGMAFPKPMYMIEQITVGSIRKIGAAKNHLKLELEDGASKLDAISFGSGELADEMTHGMSLMVTGDLQVNEWNNFKKPQILLQDIRSDERQVFDLRGIRDPLRWIHTIPKDNALYIAFQPQTKAHFLPILQGSDIVLYDERQADPAIEHIVLLDMPEQQEQLESLLSEYNPGRIYAHFYAPDSRYFDGIPDRKEFGWYFSFLKKRGTFDLDKQAEQLAKHKGWKLDTIYFMSKVFFDLGFVKIENGVVIIEPTAGKRDLAEAPAYKERKRQIEMEERMLYAPYQELKQWFQKVHQEIAVKEETVWT, encoded by the coding sequence TTGATTAAATCAAACAAGAATTGGAAAGTACATAGACCAGACGAATCTGCAGTTGAAAAACTAATGACAGAATTGAACTTGCCTTCGCTCCATGCAAAAATTTTGGCATCACGAGGATTTCAAGATCCATCAGCTGTCAAAGCGTTTCTAAAGACGGATGCAGCCGTTCTGCACGATCCGTTTCTCTTGTATGACATGGACAAAGCCGTCGCCATCATCCGAAAAGCTGTCGAGAACCACGAGCATATTGTTGTTTATGGCGACTACGATGCGGATGGGGTAACTAGTGTTTCGGTCCTGACAACTGCATTAGAAAGAATTGGGGCGGATGTATCCTTTATCATTCCGAATCGATTTGAACACGGCTACGGTCCGAACAGTGAGCTGTTCCAAGAAATATCGGATCTTGGCGCATCACTTATCATTACAGTGGATAACGGTGTATCAGGTATAGAACAGACCGCATTTGCGAAATCGATCGGACTCGATATTATCATTACCGATCACCATGAAATTGGTGATTCGCTGCCTCAGGCTGATGCTGTCATTCATCCAAGACATCCAGAAGGGAACTACCCGTTTGGAGAGCTTGCAGGGGTGGGAGTTGCGTTTAAGTTAGCGACTGCACTCCTGGGTGATGCCCCCCTCGACTTGCTCGAATTTGCAGCAATCGGCACAGTCGCTGACCTCGTACCGCTTTTGGATGAAAACCGGTTCTTCGTGAAAGAAGGCATTCGCCGGCTTCGCATGTCAAGCCGTCCGGGAATTCAAGCGCTTGCTAAAATCGGCGGAACTGAGCAGCGTCAATTTACAGAAGAGACACTTGGTTTCATGGTTGGACCGCGTCTGAATGCACCCGGCCGTTTAGGGGATGCAGATCCTGCTGTCGAACTATTAAAAGCAGAGGATAGTGCAGTCGCAACAGGAATTGCAAACGAGCTGGATCGCCTTAACAAAGAGCGTCAAGCACTCGTCAATGGGATTACAGAAGAAGCGCTCACCATGATTGAAGAACAATACGGCTCAACTATTCCGCATGTGTTTGTTCTTGCGAAAGAAGGATGGAATCCAGGCGTCATCGGAATCGTTGCTTCTCGATTAACGGAGAGGTTCCATAGGCCGTCCATTGTATTAGCCATTGACCCTGCCGCAGAAACAGCGAAAGGATCTGCACGCAGTATCGAAGGATTTGACCTGTATCAGGAACTGTCAAAAAACAAAGAACTGCTTCCGCATTTCGGCGGCCACGCAATGGCTGCCGGGATGACACTTGCCCTATCAGATGTCGAGGCGTTACGTGATCGTCTTAACGAGCAGGCGATTCAAGTATTAACAGATGAACAACTTATCGCTACTGTTCAAATTGACGTTCCTCTGACAATCGATGAAATTGAAGTGGACGTATTGGAATCTTTGGAACAGCTGCGTCCATTTGGAATGGCATTCCCGAAACCGATGTATATGATTGAACAGATCACAGTCGGGTCCATTAGAAAAATCGGCGCTGCCAAAAATCATTTGAAACTTGAGCTGGAAGATGGGGCAAGTAAACTGGATGCCATCAGTTTCGGATCCGGTGAACTTGCAGATGAAATGACACACGGCATGTCGCTGATGGTGACAGGGGACTTGCAAGTGAATGAGTGGAATAATTTTAAAAAGCCGCAAATTCTCCTTCAAGATATCCGTTCTGATGAGCGGCAAGTATTCGACTTAAGGGGAATTCGGGATCCGCTTCGCTGGATTCACACAATTCCGAAGGACAATGCACTTTATATTGCATTCCAGCCGCAAACGAAAGCGCACTTCCTCCCGATTCTACAAGGCAGCGACATCGTTTTATATGATGAACGGCAGGCAGATCCGGCCATTGAACACATTGTGTTACTCGATATGCCTGAACAGCAGGAACAGCTTGAGTCATTACTGAGTGAATACAATCCTGGCAGAATATATGCTCACTTCTATGCACCGGACTCGCGTTATTTTGACGGTATTCCGGATCGTAAAGAGTTCGGATGGTACTTCAGCTTCTTGAAAAAACGGGGTACGTTCGATTTGGATAAACAAGCAGAGCAGCTTGCAAAACACAAAGGTTGGAAATTAGACACGATTTATTTCATGTCGAAAGTGTTTTTTGATTTAGGATTTGTTAAGATAGAGAATGGTGTTGTTATAATCGAACCAACGGCAGGCAAACGCGATCTTGCCGAAGCACCTGCTTACAAGGAACGGAAGAGACAGATTGAAATGGAAGAACGGATGCTGTATGCCCCTTACCAGGAGCTGAAACAATGGTTTCAAAAGGTGCATCAGGAGATAGCCGTCAAGGAGGAAACAGTATGGACTTGA
- a CDS encoding LapA family protein yields MKSQWMLLFGLLFALIIAVFAVFNVDKVPVNYGFGEARWPLVLVIVGSALLGAVASGLFTVFRSVKTRRQVKMLQKLVTEKEGIIANQQNEIAMLAKSPQLANEVMNDEYDAKK; encoded by the coding sequence ATGAAATCGCAATGGATGTTATTATTCGGACTATTATTTGCGCTCATTATCGCAGTGTTTGCTGTTTTCAATGTTGATAAAGTCCCAGTTAATTATGGATTTGGAGAAGCGCGCTGGCCGCTTGTTCTAGTCATAGTCGGTTCAGCATTACTAGGGGCTGTCGCTAGCGGTTTGTTTACTGTTTTCCGATCTGTCAAGACAAGAAGGCAAGTTAAAATGCTGCAAAAACTGGTTACCGAAAAAGAAGGGATTATCGCAAACCAGCAAAACGAAATTGCCATGCTCGCAAAATCCCCTCAATTAGCAAACGAAGTCATGAATGATGAATACGATGCTAAAAAATGA
- the secDF gene encoding protein translocase subunit SecDF, whose protein sequence is MKKRGRLVAFLLLLVIFAATIGSTANPILKNVKLGLDLQGGFEVLYEVQPLKSGSNNQKITEDVVADTAKALRNRIDVLGVSEPSIQIESNNRIRVQLAGVDDQKKARELLSTQANLTFRDADDKLLLDGDDLKAGKAKANFGEGGNPVVTLEMKDPSKFAQVTSEVAAKAPENVMVIWLDFEEGKDSYKEEMKKPDPRFISAPSVRQTINSSNVEISGSFTVDETKDLAGILNAGALPVHLQEVYSTSVGAQFGEQALNKTITAGIIGVSLIFLFMLVYYRLPGLVAVITLSVYIFLIMVVFTLINGVLTLPGIAALLLGVGMAVDANILTYERIKEELRVGSSIKTAFSRGAKESFTAILDANITTLLAAIVLFIFGTSSVKGFATMLIISIAVSFITAVWGARLLLGLLVHSGMFDGKTSWFGISPKRVHPAEENVDTLELTTKFDRFDFVHSRKRFYTLSIVLLIAGAIILGIFKLNLGIDFSSGTRAEILSESALTKDEISTYLEDIGYPTDDIVISGDESNIGVARFKNEFSQEQVSDIKTQVAEKYGSEPNISTVSDKVGKELAKNAIFALIYAAIGIIIYVAFRFEWRMGVAAILGLLHDAFFMIAIFSILRLEVDITFIAAVLTIVGYSINDTIVTFDRIRENLHKVGHLDNEDDLANIINKSLRQTLGRSVNTVLTVLIVVVALIALGAEAIRPFSIALLIGLIAGTYSSIYISAQIWFDLKKREIKKHGKLKTTKEKKQWGSDEPVV, encoded by the coding sequence ATGAAGAAAAGAGGACGGCTGGTCGCCTTCTTATTGTTGCTAGTGATTTTTGCAGCAACGATTGGCAGTACAGCGAACCCAATTTTGAAGAATGTAAAGCTAGGCTTGGACTTGCAGGGCGGATTTGAAGTCTTGTATGAAGTGCAGCCGTTGAAATCAGGATCTAACAATCAAAAAATCACAGAAGACGTCGTTGCCGATACTGCGAAAGCGCTTCGTAACCGAATTGACGTTCTCGGTGTCAGTGAACCAAGTATTCAGATTGAATCCAACAATCGAATCCGCGTTCAACTTGCTGGTGTAGATGACCAGAAGAAAGCACGTGAGCTTTTATCCACACAAGCAAATTTAACTTTCCGTGATGCGGATGATAAATTGCTGCTTGACGGAGATGATTTAAAAGCAGGTAAAGCGAAAGCGAACTTCGGTGAAGGCGGCAATCCTGTCGTTACACTCGAGATGAAAGACCCGTCAAAGTTTGCACAAGTAACTTCTGAAGTTGCTGCAAAAGCACCTGAAAACGTGATGGTCATTTGGCTGGACTTTGAAGAAGGTAAAGATTCGTACAAAGAAGAAATGAAAAAGCCTGACCCGCGTTTCATTTCAGCACCATCTGTACGTCAAACGATCAATTCATCCAACGTAGAAATTTCCGGCAGTTTCACAGTCGATGAGACAAAAGATCTTGCGGGTATTTTGAACGCAGGTGCATTGCCGGTTCATCTTCAAGAGGTGTACTCAACTTCTGTCGGAGCACAATTCGGAGAACAAGCACTTAATAAAACGATTACTGCTGGTATTATTGGTGTTTCGTTAATCTTCCTATTCATGCTCGTGTACTACCGTCTTCCAGGACTTGTGGCAGTCATTACATTGTCTGTTTACATTTTCTTAATCATGGTTGTCTTCACACTTATTAACGGTGTGCTGACGCTTCCGGGTATTGCGGCGCTGCTGCTCGGTGTAGGTATGGCCGTCGATGCCAATATCCTGACCTATGAGCGGATCAAAGAAGAATTGCGCGTGGGCAGTTCCATTAAAACCGCATTCTCTCGCGGTGCGAAAGAATCATTCACGGCAATTTTAGATGCAAACATTACGACACTCCTTGCAGCGATTGTATTGTTCATATTCGGGACAAGTTCAGTTAAAGGTTTTGCGACAATGCTTATCATCAGTATCGCGGTCAGCTTTATCACTGCGGTATGGGGAGCGCGTCTGCTTCTCGGATTGCTCGTTCACAGTGGAATGTTTGACGGGAAGACGAGCTGGTTCGGAATTTCTCCGAAACGCGTTCATCCTGCAGAAGAGAACGTAGATACGCTGGAATTGACGACGAAGTTTGACCGATTCGACTTTGTTCACAGCCGTAAGCGATTCTACACGCTTTCAATCGTATTGCTGATTGCAGGAGCGATTATCTTAGGAATCTTCAAATTGAACCTGGGTATTGACTTCTCCAGTGGTACACGTGCAGAAATTCTTTCAGAGAGTGCACTGACGAAAGACGAAATCAGCACGTATTTGGAAGATATCGGTTATCCTACGGATGATATCGTGATCTCTGGCGACGAAAGTAATATAGGTGTTGCCCGATTCAAGAATGAGTTCAGTCAAGAACAAGTCAGTGACATCAAAACACAAGTTGCTGAAAAATATGGTTCTGAACCGAATATTTCTACAGTATCGGATAAAGTCGGTAAAGAATTAGCGAAAAATGCAATCTTTGCATTGATCTATGCAGCAATCGGAATCATTATCTATGTCGCATTCCGTTTCGAATGGCGGATGGGTGTAGCAGCGATTCTAGGTCTCCTGCATGATGCGTTCTTCATGATTGCGATCTTCAGTATCTTGCGACTGGAAGTGGATATCACGTTTATCGCGGCAGTACTGACGATTGTCGGTTATTCTATTAACGACACCATTGTCACGTTTGACCGGATTCGTGAAAATCTTCATAAGGTTGGACACTTGGATAACGAAGATGACTTGGCGAATATTATCAATAAGTCACTGCGTCAAACGCTTGGCCGTTCTGTGAATACAGTATTGACCGTACTGATTGTCGTCGTTGCACTGATTGCATTGGGTGCAGAAGCGATCCGACCATTCTCAATCGCATTGCTGATCGGTCTAATCGCAGGTACGTATTCATCAATCTACATTTCCGCACAAATCTGGTTCGACCTGAAAAAGCGTGAAATCAAGAAGCATGGCAAGCTCAAAACAACGAAAGAAAAGAAACAATGGGGATCAGACGAACCCGTCGTTTAA
- a CDS encoding post-transcriptional regulator, translating to MDNKYEQLFDHVRPAIESKMNEFHFYGYTTVTEADIWKYCVQKKWRKRNISEMRTYVLINDVMELTPAEYMTYTQIEEQRGSDWFSDLNSEELQLLLSPKKNSEN from the coding sequence GTGGATAACAAGTATGAGCAATTGTTTGACCATGTCCGCCCTGCAATTGAAAGTAAGATGAATGAATTTCACTTTTACGGCTATACAACCGTGACGGAAGCAGACATTTGGAAATACTGTGTCCAGAAAAAGTGGCGGAAGCGGAATATCAGTGAAATGAGGACGTATGTGCTCATTAATGATGTCATGGAACTTACACCGGCAGAATACATGACATACACACAAATTGAAGAACAGCGGGGATCTGATTGGTTTTCAGATTTAAATAGCGAAGAGCTGCAATTATTACTCTCCCCAAAAAAGAATTCAGAAAATTAG
- a CDS encoding putative polysaccharide biosynthesis protein — translation MSSFIRGTVILMIAVFMTKLLGFVYRIQFMRVAGEEAVGIYMTAFPAFIFFLSLVQLGVPIAIAKVIAELKAKGETARFSQVMRTSTFITLCTGFIFIPLSVLFIPFLSGTLLGNSATSITLYVGVAIIPIAAIGGMVRGFFQGIARLEETAWSQIIEQFIRIILITWLLPYFLVEGNAPLNAAIAMAITLLAEAGSVFYLWLKYKKHKKNNPVARDRDGQYPLKPLLSVALPSSGSRLFGTFTWFLEPIIFLRALAVSGITAAAATSLYGVISGVLIPLLLFPSFISYALSVVLVPAVSGASASGNISKLQERIHLSLRLSALTGAFAAAVFFIHGKEMAEALFHITKGASYMTILAPIFFFYYIQGPLFSILQATNEAKAAMMNSVYGGIAKLVVMFVLASQPGLQETGAILAIGFGVLITSFLHIATLRKNRKTDTGFTMFALPYASFIMTAVMRPIFFPIGNYGLWVECGITAIFLAVVLFFTGQLQRSDLRHFKKLFARYK, via the coding sequence TTGTCGTCATTTATTCGGGGTACTGTAATTTTAATGATTGCCGTTTTCATGACAAAACTACTTGGATTTGTTTATCGGATTCAGTTTATGCGAGTTGCCGGCGAAGAAGCGGTCGGCATTTATATGACCGCTTTTCCCGCTTTCATCTTCTTTTTATCACTCGTTCAGCTTGGGGTCCCCATCGCTATTGCGAAAGTGATTGCTGAACTGAAAGCAAAAGGTGAGACAGCCCGTTTCTCACAAGTAATGCGCACATCGACATTCATCACCTTGTGTACGGGATTCATCTTTATTCCTTTATCAGTATTATTCATCCCGTTTTTATCGGGTACGCTGCTTGGTAATTCTGCCACTTCCATAACGCTATATGTAGGGGTTGCCATCATACCAATCGCTGCAATCGGCGGGATGGTGCGGGGGTTCTTTCAAGGAATTGCACGGTTGGAAGAAACCGCTTGGTCACAAATCATTGAACAATTCATCCGGATTATTTTAATTACTTGGCTGCTTCCTTATTTCTTAGTAGAAGGGAATGCCCCACTGAATGCCGCGATCGCGATGGCGATTACACTCCTAGCTGAAGCAGGCTCGGTATTCTATTTATGGTTGAAGTACAAAAAACACAAAAAAAATAACCCTGTCGCGCGCGACAGGGATGGGCAGTACCCGCTAAAACCATTGCTTTCTGTTGCCTTGCCTTCATCTGGAAGCCGCTTATTCGGAACGTTTACATGGTTTTTAGAACCCATCATCTTTTTAAGGGCACTTGCTGTATCCGGAATAACGGCTGCAGCCGCCACGTCCCTTTATGGAGTCATCTCTGGAGTGCTTATTCCACTGCTGCTGTTCCCGTCGTTTATCTCTTACGCACTCTCAGTAGTCCTTGTACCCGCAGTAAGCGGCGCATCTGCTTCAGGCAATATTAGCAAGCTCCAGGAGCGGATTCACTTATCTCTTCGGCTTTCGGCATTGACCGGAGCCTTTGCAGCTGCAGTGTTCTTCATTCATGGTAAAGAAATGGCGGAAGCACTTTTCCACATTACTAAAGGTGCATCCTATATGACCATTCTTGCACCTATCTTTTTCTTTTACTACATTCAAGGGCCACTGTTTTCCATCTTGCAAGCAACAAATGAAGCCAAAGCGGCCATGATGAACTCCGTGTATGGCGGAATTGCCAAGCTGGTTGTCATGTTTGTACTTGCTTCACAGCCCGGCCTTCAAGAAACTGGAGCGATCCTCGCAATTGGATTCGGTGTTTTAATCACTTCGTTCCTACATATCGCAACACTAAGGAAAAATAGAAAAACCGATACCGGATTTACGATGTTTGCGCTTCCTTACGCGTCATTCATCATGACTGCAGTCATGCGTCCGATTTTTTTCCCGATCGGCAACTACGGTCTTTGGGTAGAATGCGGAATTACTGCAATCTTCCTCGCAGTTGTTCTATTTTTCACAGGTCAGTTACAGCGAAGCGATCTTCGCCATTTCAAAAAACTTTTTGCCCGTTACAAATAA
- a CDS encoding DUF421 domain-containing protein, with protein MHDLMIIGFRTILMYVLIVIILRVMGKREVGELGVIDIVVFVIIAEVAAFALDSPDSKLINAILPMLVLLIIQLVSSFVSLKNKKFRNIVDGDTTVIIQDGKILEEEMRKQRYNLDDLLQQLREQQIGSVFEVAYAYLEPSGNLSVFKYGETAPVLPFISDGDIDVRHLSIHDKTEEWLLQELRKKGIEDPKQVFYCSYEDEELIVQLKQAYL; from the coding sequence ATGCATGATTTAATGATTATTGGTTTTCGCACAATACTGATGTATGTGCTCATAGTCATCATTTTAAGAGTAATGGGGAAAAGAGAAGTCGGTGAACTGGGTGTTATTGACATCGTTGTATTTGTCATTATCGCTGAAGTCGCAGCATTTGCTCTGGATTCACCGGATTCGAAACTTATTAACGCAATCCTTCCAATGCTCGTTCTGCTGATCATTCAGCTCGTTTCATCTTTTGTTTCATTGAAAAACAAAAAGTTTCGCAACATCGTTGATGGGGACACAACCGTCATTATCCAAGACGGTAAAATATTAGAAGAAGAGATGCGAAAACAGCGCTATAATTTAGATGATTTGCTTCAGCAATTACGTGAACAGCAAATCGGTTCAGTTTTCGAAGTCGCTTATGCGTATCTAGAGCCATCCGGCAATTTATCAGTATTCAAATACGGAGAAACGGCACCGGTTCTTCCTTTTATTTCAGATGGAGATATTGACGTGCGGCATTTGTCAATCCATGACAAAACGGAAGAATGGCTGCTGCAGGAACTTCGTAAAAAAGGGATTGAAGATCCGAAGCAGGTCTTCTACTGTTCCTATGAAGACGAGGAACTTATCGTTCAACTTAAACAAGCTTATTTGTAA
- the yajC gene encoding preprotein translocase subunit YajC has product MSATLVNLLPFVAMIAIMWFLLIRPAQKRQKQTKEMQTSLKRGDSVVTIGGLHGTIDAVDETSVFLKTADGAVMQFDRQAVGRVTDSSTAI; this is encoded by the coding sequence ATGAGTGCAACTTTAGTGAACTTGCTGCCGTTCGTAGCGATGATCGCAATTATGTGGTTCTTGCTGATTCGACCGGCACAAAAACGCCAAAAGCAAACAAAAGAAATGCAGACAAGCTTGAAGCGTGGAGATAGTGTCGTGACAATCGGAGGATTACACGGGACAATTGACGCAGTAGACGAAACTTCTGTATTTTTGAAAACTGCAGATGGTGCTGTCATGCAATTTGATCGTCAAGCTGTCGGTCGAGTTACAGATAGCTCAACCGCGATTTAA